The region GCTCGGCTATGCCGATGCCCGTGCGCCGCAGTCGGCCCCGGGCCGCGTCCGGTTCTGCGAGGCGTCGCTCGATGAGTCGGTGCGACGGCTGGTCATGCACATCCGGGAGTTCCGCCCGGACATCGTCGTCACTCACGACGCCTATGGCGGGCTGACCGGCCACCCCGACCATGTCCACACCCACAGGGTGACCACGCTCGCGGTCCAGGCGGCCGGGTGGGCCCAGCTCTACCCGGATGCCGGCGCCCCCTGGCAGCCCGGCGCCCTGTACCTGGCCACGCACCCGCACTCCGCTGCTCGGGCGCTGGGGGACGGACGTCTGGTCCGGGAGGGAAGGGCGATGTACAGCGTCCCGGACGACTGGATCACTGCAACTGTCGATGTGCGCCCATGGATCGAGCAGAAGATCGGCGCTGTGCTGGCCCATCGCACCGAAGTGCAACGGGGAGCCCTACCGGGCCGGATTGCCGGCCTGCCCCAGGCCGAGCGGGAGAGTCTGCTGTCCACCGAGTGGTATATCCGCCACGAGCACGTCTCCACAGTGCCCGCCCAAACGGAGCTGACTTCGTAGACGAGGTCGTACAGGTCAGGTCCGGCGTCTCGTCGGGCAGTTCTCTGCCACCGCGCCCCGGGCCAAGGAGCTGCGCGGACGGACGCCGTGCCCCGTGCACCCAGACCGCCGGGCCGCAGCGAAGGGACCGCGACCTGCACGGGTGCCGGAAAGGCCCATGTCAGACAGAGGCAACCGCAGCCGGAACGCAAAGACATCGTGCTCCACTCCATCGAGACCGGGCGTTCAGGCTCTTGGCGACGAGTGGTCCAGGTCGCGCCCAGCGTTGTGGAGCAGAGCCTCGTCGTGCTCACAGGCCTCACTCTGTCCCGGCAGCGCAATGTCGGCGGAGATGCCTCCTGGCGGCAGGGGCCTTTCGTCTCGGCCGAGTGCTCAGTCGGCTTCTGGTGCGGTGGAGGAGAAGTCGTACGCGGCGAAGTCGGTGACCGGGACGTACCCGATGCGCTGGTAGAGGGCGTTGCTGGTGGGGTTGGCCGGGTCCGTGTACAGGACGACGTCCGTCGCGCCTGCGGCCAGTGCGGTCCTGCTCACCTCGACGGTCACGGCGCCGGCGTAGCCGCGGCCCCGGAGGTGGGCCGGGGTGTAGACAGGGTCCACCCGGACCATGCCGGCGACCATCGAGGTCACGGCCGCCATGGAGACAGGCGTACCGTCCGGGGTCTCCCAGAACGTGAAGTGTCTGTCCGCGAAGCGTGAGCCGGCCCAGGAGGCGGCGTCCACGGCGGGTACTTCCCCGACGGTGTCGACGAACTCGCCGCACAGGCGGATGAGTTGCTCACGGTCCTGCTCGCCGACGGCCC is a window of Streptomyces caniferus DNA encoding:
- a CDS encoding PIG-L family deacetylase, which produces MPHPSLLAVFAHPDDESLSAGGVLARHASAGARTAVVTATWAADTERAAELAEALRILEAGEPRMLGYADARAPQSAPGRVRFCEASLDESVRRLVMHIREFRPDIVVTHDAYGGLTGHPDHVHTHRVTTLAVQAAGWAQLYPDAGAPWQPGALYLATHPHSAARALGDGRLVREGRAMYSVPDDWITATVDVRPWIEQKIGAVLAHRTEVQRGALPGRIAGLPQAERESLLSTEWYIRHEHVSTVPAQTELTS